A genomic window from Lotus japonicus ecotype B-129 chromosome 1, LjGifu_v1.2 includes:
- the LOC130733729 gene encoding uncharacterized protein LOC130733729: protein MVHILFLIFCLVASNISHRVEGMRPAEENLELERQLKHINKPPIVTINTTLGYIVDCVDIKKQPAFDHPLLKNHKLQLKPSFQNIMGKADEKNSSAKLIGFGLEKNQCPVGTVPIRRTTKEDLIRGKSLFNYPILTTGQPGTHIAEVTYGPFGFKRFYGASGSGSLWNPKVNHDQTSNSHMWVQNGQGDGTNKITVGWHVSPKLYGDYETHIYTTWTSDNFKRTGCYNLQCPGFVQIDRQLHVGIATKTSTYGGDTEELDFSLSQDPSTQNWWVTIEHKNIGYFPAALFTNMKWVDRVGWGGTTTTPAGTPSPPMGSGHFPDRIYEHTCYFRYMSYKDESRKDYGPEENVAKSFSDKPNCFGVDYYGYKGSQVGFSVQFGGPGGLCGN from the exons ATGGTCCACATATTGTTTTTGATCTTCTGCCTGGTGGCTAGCAATATTAGCCACAGAGTTGAGGGCATGCGTCCAGCAGAAGAAAATTTGGAGTTGGAAAGACAACTAAAACATATTAATAAGCCTCCTATTGTGACTATTAAT ACAACTTTGGGGTACATTGTTGATTGCGTTGATATTAAGAAGCAACCCGCCTTTGACCACCCTTTACTAAAGAATCATAAGTTACAG CTTAAGCCAAGCTTTCAAAATATAATGGGAAAAGCTGATGAGAAAAATTCAAGCGCTAAACTTATTGGATTTGGGCTTGAGAAAAATCAATGTCCAGTTGGAACTGTTCCTATTCGGAGGACAACAAAAGAAGATCTCATACGAGGAAAATCACTATTTAACTATCCCATTTTGACAACAGGCCAACCAGGCACTCAT ATTGCCGAAGTAACTTATGGACCATTCGGATTTAAACGTTTTTATGGAGCTAGTGGATCTGGTAGCCTTTGGAATCCAAAAGTTAACCATGATCAAACAAGCAACTCTCATATGTGGGTTCAAAATGGACAGGGAGATGGTACTAATAAAATCACTGTTGGGTGGCAT GTGTCTCCAAAATTATACGGTGATTATGAAACTCACATTTATACAACATGGACG TCTGACAATTTCAAGAGGACTGGATGCTACAATCTTCAATGTCCAGGTTTCGTTCAGATAGACAGACAACTTCATGTTGGTATAGCGACTAAAACATCTACCTACGGTGGAGATACCGAAGAGCTCGACTTTTCTCTTTCACAG GACCCAAGCACACAAAATTGGTGGGTGACCATCGAACATAAGAACATTGGATATTTTCCAGCAGCTTTATTTACCAACATGAAGTGGGTTGATAGAGTAGGATGGGGTGGGACAACCACAACTCCTGCGGGTACTCCTAGTCCTCCAATGGGATCTGGGCATTTTCCTGACCGTATCTATGAACATACATGTTATTTTCGATATATGTCATATAAGGATGAATCAAGAAAGGATTATGGACCTGAAGAAAATGTGGCAAAGTCATTCTCAGACAAACCTAATTGCTTTGGTGTTGATTACTACGGGTATAAAGGATCACAAGTTGGATTTTCCGTCCAATTTGGAGGACCTGGTGGTTTATGTGGCAATTGA